In Streptomyces sp. RFCAC02, the following proteins share a genomic window:
- a CDS encoding nuclear transport factor 2 family protein, whose amino-acid sequence MFPSVRSFVGHLDRSGFVITHDGAGPRKGSRARRKLRGAGSPAAAGPPQREVVRAFLAAAREGDFEGLLRVLDPGVRLTAETPGGTVVTLGATRVAAGARPAGDTAVRGRDVIVDGRPGIVSWRADGTPLSVMAFTVAGGRITAITVVADPGRLASLDLPAPV is encoded by the coding sequence GTGTTTCCATCGGTCCGCTCCTTCGTCGGTCACCTGGACCGGTCGGGGTTCGTCATCACCCATGACGGAGCAGGCCCGAGAAAGGGAAGCCGTGCCCGCAGGAAGCTGCGGGGCGCCGGCTCGCCGGCCGCCGCGGGGCCACCGCAGCGGGAGGTGGTGCGGGCCTTCCTGGCGGCGGCGCGCGAGGGGGATTTCGAGGGGCTGCTGCGCGTGCTCGACCCCGGTGTCCGGCTGACGGCCGAGACCCCCGGCGGCACCGTGGTCACCCTCGGCGCCACCCGGGTCGCCGCCGGCGCGCGGCCGGCCGGTGACACGGCCGTGCGGGGGCGCGACGTCATCGTGGACGGCCGGCCCGGCATCGTGTCCTGGCGCGCGGACGGCACGCCGCTGTCGGTCATGGCGTTCACCGTCGCCGGCGGCAGGATCACCGCCATCACCGTCGTGGCCGATCCGGGCCGGCTCGCGTCGCTCGACCTGCCGGCCCCGGTGTGA
- a CDS encoding ABC transporter ATP-binding protein: MGTPESHQGPPQKGTVLLALRHYMRQLTRLRRFALPGMLLPALGNICIDYIAPLIVAKLVGHIAGDADASAGSALPYVLGFAATLLLAETLWRVGLHCLNRLDALGIENLYVIGMDELFAKDATFFHDNFAGALTKRVLSFASRFEQFIDTLAFSVVARLVPLAFGSVVLWQYEPLLVAGLLTVIAVTVLCVTPLIRRRQALVSAREEAIARLSGHVADSLMHMETIRAFAAEEREAREHRRRAAEARRLQLRSWDYGNLRIDTLVAPMSVLTNTLGLLLVISLGGGLDVEALVVTFTYYTNATRIMFEFNQTYRHLENSMTEAAQFTGLLLTPPTVLDPPSPEPLASRAGGIRFKGVTFTHSGTEPLFDGLDLEVPSGSKVGLVGRSGGGKTTLTRLLLRMTDVDGGRITIGGQDISRMSQADLRSLIAYVPQEPAMFHRTLRDNIAFARPGATDEEIRRAADAAHVTPFADALPDGFGTMVGERGVKLSGGQRQRVALARAILRDAPILLLDEATSALDSESEILVQEALWRLMERRTALVVAHRLSTVAGMDRLVVLDRGRIVEQGTHKELLAADGAYAKLWRHQSGGFLDGTPAPSAAD, encoded by the coding sequence ATGGGAACGCCTGAGTCGCACCAAGGTCCGCCGCAGAAGGGGACCGTGCTGCTGGCCCTTCGGCACTACATGCGCCAGTTGACCCGGCTGCGGCGGTTCGCCCTGCCCGGGATGCTGCTCCCCGCGCTGGGGAACATCTGCATCGACTACATCGCGCCGCTGATCGTCGCGAAGCTCGTCGGCCACATCGCCGGTGACGCCGACGCCTCCGCCGGCTCGGCGCTGCCCTACGTCCTCGGGTTCGCCGCCACCCTGCTGCTCGCGGAGACGCTGTGGCGCGTCGGCCTCCACTGCCTGAACCGCCTCGACGCCCTCGGCATCGAGAACCTGTACGTGATCGGCATGGACGAACTGTTCGCCAAGGACGCCACGTTCTTCCACGACAACTTCGCCGGGGCGCTGACCAAACGGGTACTGAGCTTCGCGTCACGGTTCGAGCAGTTCATCGACACCCTGGCGTTCTCGGTCGTCGCCCGCCTCGTTCCGCTGGCGTTCGGGTCGGTGGTGCTGTGGCAGTACGAGCCGCTGCTCGTCGCCGGGCTCCTCACCGTGATCGCGGTGACGGTGCTGTGCGTGACGCCGCTCATCCGGCGCCGCCAGGCGCTCGTCTCCGCGCGCGAGGAGGCGATCGCCCGCCTGTCCGGGCACGTGGCCGACAGCCTGATGCACATGGAGACGATCCGGGCGTTCGCCGCCGAGGAGCGCGAGGCCCGGGAGCACCGGCGGCGCGCCGCCGAGGCGCGGCGGCTGCAACTGCGGTCGTGGGACTACGGCAACCTCCGCATCGACACGCTGGTCGCCCCGATGTCGGTCCTGACCAACACGCTGGGCCTGCTGCTCGTGATCTCGCTCGGCGGCGGCCTCGACGTGGAGGCGCTGGTCGTCACGTTCACCTACTACACCAACGCGACCCGCATCATGTTCGAGTTCAACCAGACCTACCGGCACCTGGAGAACTCGATGACGGAGGCCGCCCAGTTCACCGGGCTGCTGCTGACACCGCCGACCGTGCTCGACCCGCCGTCGCCCGAGCCGCTGGCGTCCCGGGCTGGAGGCATCCGCTTCAAGGGCGTCACCTTCACCCACTCGGGGACGGAACCGCTGTTCGACGGCCTCGACCTGGAGGTGCCGAGCGGCTCGAAGGTCGGGCTCGTCGGCCGGTCCGGCGGCGGCAAGACGACGCTCACCCGGCTGCTGCTGCGGATGACGGACGTCGACGGCGGGCGCATCACGATCGGCGGGCAGGACATCAGCCGGATGAGCCAGGCGGACCTGCGCAGCCTGATCGCCTACGTGCCGCAGGAGCCGGCGATGTTCCACCGCACGCTGCGGGACAACATCGCGTTCGCCCGGCCGGGGGCGACCGACGAGGAGATCCGCCGCGCGGCCGACGCGGCGCACGTCACCCCGTTCGCCGACGCGCTGCCCGACGGCTTCGGCACGATGGTGGGCGAGCGCGGGGTGAAGCTGTCGGGCGGCCAGCGCCAGCGGGTGGCCCTCGCTCGCGCGATCCTGCGCGACGCGCCGATCCTGCTGCTGGACGAGGCGACCAGCGCGCTCGACTCCGAGAGCGAGATCCTCGTGCAGGAGGCGCTGTGGCGGCTCATGGAGCGGCGGACGGCGCTGGTCGTCGCGCACCGGCTGAGCACGGTCGCCGGAATGGACCGGCTGGTCGTCCTCGACCGCGGGCGGATCGTCGAACAGGGCACGCACAAGGAACTGCTCGCGGCCGACGGCGCCTACGCGAAGCTGTGGCGCCACCAGTCGGGCGGCTTCCTCGACGGGACGCCCGCCCCCTCGGCGGCGGACTGA
- a CDS encoding SRPBCC domain-containing protein: MSAEQETAADGFTYTLTRTLDVPVAAVWRAWTTADQYARWTGAAEGTVEMDVRPGGAWKATMVTPDGQQFPLTGSYIEVETDRRLVTGMDVPGRAEPATMVLDLAALDGGRTEATLSQTCDTAEERDMAEQGSTMLLDGLTAFLAGASED, translated from the coding sequence ATGAGCGCTGAGCAGGAGACCGCGGCGGACGGTTTCACCTACACGCTGACCCGGACGCTCGACGTGCCGGTGGCGGCGGTGTGGCGTGCGTGGACGACCGCCGACCAGTACGCCCGGTGGACGGGCGCGGCGGAGGGCACCGTCGAGATGGACGTCCGGCCGGGCGGCGCGTGGAAGGCGACGATGGTCACCCCCGACGGGCAGCAGTTCCCCCTGACCGGCTCCTACATCGAGGTCGAGACGGACCGCCGGCTGGTGACCGGCATGGACGTGCCGGGCAGGGCCGAGCCCGCCACCATGGTCCTGGACCTCGCCGCACTCGACGGCGGCCGCACGGAGGCGACGCTGAGCCAGACCTGCGACACGGCCGAGGAGCGCGACATGGCCGAGCAGGGCAGCACCATGCTCCTCGACGGCCTGACCGCCTTCCTCGCCGGGGCGTCCGAGGACTGA
- a CDS encoding alpha/beta fold hydrolase, translated as MTDSDNGPRVDDGAGTTASSSLPLDDGDIHVRQDGPRDAPALLLIHGTASSTRSWDPLVPLLTAAHRVIRIDLLGHGRSAKPADRGYAVPDQARRAGAALDRLGVGHAVVVGHSSGGVVATALAEERPGLVTALALVNTGPHLDAFIAPQTGGDGPSQWPPTDEQLRAFASTGFSRAGYRFPDELLDDVRAMTLHTFTATMRGTLAYLTERALPDRLAVLGKPLLVVFGEDDRRWRASSAADYRVVPGARVELLPGLGHSPLLEDPVRTAVPLLDFAALHTVRAG; from the coding sequence ATGACTGATTCCGACAACGGGCCGCGCGTGGACGACGGCGCCGGGACCACCGCGAGTTCGTCGCTGCCGCTGGACGACGGCGACATCCACGTGCGCCAGGACGGACCGCGCGACGCCCCCGCGCTCCTGCTCATCCACGGGACGGCCTCATCGACCCGCTCCTGGGACCCGCTGGTCCCGCTGCTGACGGCGGCGCACCGTGTCATCCGGATCGACCTGCTCGGGCACGGCCGGTCGGCGAAACCCGCGGACCGCGGTTACGCCGTCCCCGACCAGGCGCGCCGGGCCGGCGCGGCACTGGACCGGCTCGGCGTCGGCCACGCCGTCGTCGTGGGGCACTCCAGCGGCGGCGTGGTCGCGACCGCCCTCGCCGAGGAGCGGCCCGGCCTGGTGACCGCGCTCGCGCTCGTCAACACCGGTCCCCACCTCGACGCCTTCATCGCGCCGCAGACGGGGGGAGACGGCCCGTCGCAGTGGCCGCCCACCGACGAGCAGCTCCGTGCGTTCGCGAGCACGGGGTTCAGCCGGGCGGGCTACCGGTTCCCGGACGAACTGCTGGATGACGTGCGCGCCATGACGCTCCACACGTTCACCGCGACGATGCGGGGCACCCTCGCCTATCTGACGGAGCGGGCACTGCCGGATCGGCTCGCGGTCCTCGGCAAGCCGCTGCTCGTGGTCTTCGGCGAGGACGACCGCAGATGGCGGGCGTCGTCCGCCGCCGACTACCGCGTCGTCCCCGGCGCGAGGGTCGAGCTGCTGCCCGGACTCGGCCACTCCCCCCTGCTGGAGGATCCGGTGCGGACCGCCGTCCCCCTGCTGGACTTCGCCGCGCTCCATACCGTGCGGGCGGGCTGA
- a CDS encoding helix-turn-helix domain-containing protein, which translates to MRSFVHGAAVWDVARPRRPSRMAGVTMAGFHAPGLDALRMVPHPAVTLLLVFGDGSPVLDDAGGRRHRDSLVAGPGLGSGGAVRASGENVACVQVRLSPVIARAVLGVSPAELDGATVPLEDLWGREAARVRERLGEAVSWQQRFDLADTLLARRYGAGPPVDPEVAGAWHRVVAARGRVRVDSLAAGAGWSRKRLWSRFRTQLGPTPKRAARLVRFDHAVHRLVAGEGAARVAADAGYADQSHLHRDVVAFAGVTPAAVAGEPFLAVDDIAWPGGFPASAGTPARPPAGRTARG; encoded by the coding sequence GTGCGATCGTTCGTGCACGGCGCGGCTGTCTGGGACGTCGCGCGCCCGCGTCGGCCCAGCCGCATGGCCGGTGTCACCATGGCCGGGTTCCACGCCCCGGGCCTGGACGCGCTCCGCATGGTGCCGCACCCGGCGGTGACGCTCCTGCTGGTCTTCGGCGACGGCTCGCCCGTCCTCGACGACGCCGGCGGGAGGCGGCACCGGGACAGTCTGGTCGCCGGGCCCGGGCTCGGGTCCGGTGGCGCGGTCCGGGCGAGCGGGGAGAACGTCGCGTGCGTGCAGGTGCGTCTGTCCCCGGTCATCGCACGCGCGGTGCTGGGTGTGTCCCCCGCCGAACTCGACGGCGCCACCGTACCGCTGGAGGACCTGTGGGGCAGGGAGGCGGCACGGGTCCGGGAGCGGCTCGGGGAAGCCGTGTCCTGGCAGCAGCGCTTCGACCTGGCGGACACGCTGCTCGCCCGCCGGTACGGGGCGGGGCCGCCGGTGGACCCGGAGGTGGCCGGGGCCTGGCACCGTGTCGTCGCCGCCCGCGGCCGGGTCAGGGTCGACAGTCTCGCGGCCGGGGCCGGATGGAGCCGCAAGCGGCTGTGGTCCCGCTTCAGGACGCAGCTCGGACCGACCCCCAAGCGCGCCGCGCGGCTGGTCCGCTTCGACCACGCCGTCCACCGCCTGGTCGCGGGGGAGGGCGCGGCCCGTGTCGCGGCCGACGCGGGCTACGCGGACCAGTCGCATCTGCACCGGGACGTCGTGGCGTTCGCCGGGGTGACGCCCGCGGCCGTGGCCGGCGAGCCGTTCCTCGCCGTCGACGACATCGCGTGGCCCGGCGGGTTCCCCGCCTCCGCGGGGACACCGGCCCGTCCGCCCGCTGGCCGGACCGCGCGCGGCTGA
- a CDS encoding carboxymuconolactone decarboxylase family protein: METRAKRTAEPDVVTAIQQLVRAVHAGGVEPRLLQLVHLRTSQINGCSPCVVAGVEGAKPHGETDTRLHAVAAWRETPYFTDEERAALALAEAATRVQDGAAGVTDGIREAAAAHFTEEQMGTLVLEVALTNFFNRINRANRVRAGAGW; encoded by the coding sequence ATGGAAACACGCGCGAAGAGGACGGCGGAGCCCGACGTGGTCACGGCGATCCAGCAGCTCGTCAGGGCGGTGCACGCCGGCGGCGTCGAACCGCGCCTGCTGCAGCTCGTCCACCTGCGGACCAGTCAGATCAACGGCTGCAGCCCGTGCGTGGTCGCCGGTGTCGAGGGGGCGAAGCCGCACGGCGAGACCGATACGCGGCTGCACGCCGTGGCCGCCTGGCGGGAGACGCCGTACTTCACCGACGAGGAGCGGGCGGCGCTCGCTTTGGCCGAGGCGGCGACCCGCGTGCAGGACGGTGCGGCGGGCGTGACCGACGGGATACGGGAGGCCGCCGCCGCCCACTTCACCGAGGAGCAGATGGGCACGCTCGTCCTGGAGGTCGCGCTGACGAACTTCTTCAACCGGATCAATCGCGCGAACCGGGTGCGGGCCGGCGCGGGCTGGTGA
- a CDS encoding LacI family DNA-binding transcriptional regulator gives MADNVRRRGRPRQAEVARLAGVSQTTVSLVLGGNKQGIVIQEATRQRVLDAARSLGYVPDPAARRLAAARNDLLGVFSFTATFPTDLAHSYYPFLVGVEREAAARGYDLVLFTGSSTGGAGAGAPGALQRVRLADGCLLLGRHVPAGELRRLLDDGFPLVHLGRRDEPEDLAWVGADYVAASAEVVRHLAALGHRRIVLVREDDDAPASTDRERGFRAGLDGTAAGEVVRLTDPAGELTPAWLRARLDEGVTAFVTEETDTHDIWRALRAAVAGTGLSVPGDVSLALLGSPPPDLAGEASPTGFDIPRAELGAAAVRLLTDLLAGETRSGELVACHFRPGTTAGPPASAPPRH, from the coding sequence GTGGCCGACAACGTACGCAGGCGAGGACGCCCCCGGCAGGCCGAGGTGGCGCGGCTGGCCGGCGTCTCGCAGACGACCGTCTCGCTGGTGCTCGGCGGGAACAAGCAGGGCATCGTCATCCAGGAGGCGACCCGGCAGCGGGTCCTGGACGCGGCGCGCTCGCTCGGCTACGTGCCCGACCCGGCCGCCCGGCGGCTCGCCGCCGCCCGCAACGACCTGCTCGGCGTCTTCAGCTTCACCGCGACCTTCCCCACCGATCTCGCGCACTCGTACTACCCCTTCCTGGTGGGCGTCGAGCGCGAGGCCGCGGCCAGGGGCTACGACCTGGTGCTGTTCACCGGGTCGAGCACCGGCGGCGCCGGCGCCGGCGCGCCCGGCGCCCTGCAGCGGGTCAGGCTCGCCGACGGCTGCCTCCTCCTGGGCCGTCATGTGCCCGCCGGGGAGCTGCGCCGGCTCCTGGACGACGGCTTCCCGCTCGTCCACCTCGGGCGGCGCGACGAGCCCGAGGACCTGGCCTGGGTCGGCGCCGACTACGTCGCCGCAAGCGCCGAGGTCGTCCGGCACCTGGCCGCCCTCGGCCACCGCCGGATCGTGCTGGTGCGCGAGGACGACGACGCCCCGGCGTCCACCGACCGCGAGCGCGGCTTCCGCGCCGGCCTGGACGGCACCGCGGCGGGCGAGGTCGTACGGCTCACCGACCCCGCGGGGGAGCTGACGCCCGCCTGGCTGCGCGCCAGGCTCGACGAGGGGGTCACCGCCTTCGTCACCGAGGAGACCGACACCCACGACATCTGGCGCGCCCTGCGCGCCGCCGTCGCCGGCACCGGGCTCAGCGTGCCGGGCGACGTGTCGCTCGCGCTGCTCGGCTCGCCGCCCCCCGACCTGGCCGGCGAGGCGTCCCCCACCGGCTTCGACATCCCCCGCGCGGAGCTGGGCGCCGCAGCCGTCCGCCTGCTGACCGACCTGCTGGCCGGGGAGACGCGCTCCGGCGAGCTGGTGGCCTGCCACTTCCGCCCCGGCACGACGGCGGGTCCGCCGGCCTCCGCACCACCGCGCCACTGA
- a CDS encoding FAD-dependent oxidoreductase, whose product MSPTTAPTAPAPGATGSESATDVLIVGGGLGGVAAALAVCRAGRRAVLTEETDWIGGQLTAQAVPPDEHPWVEQFGTTASYRELRENIRAYYRTWYPLRAEALGLTDLNPGAGRVSKLCHEPRVALAVLEGMLAPHRAAGRLTVLTGHRPVAAESDGDSVRAVTLAGPDGRPHTVTAPYVLDATETGELLALAGVEHALGAEARAEFDEPHAPDTAQPDNQQGITVCFALSHHEGEDHTIDRPADYGFWRSYRPDFWPGPLLGFNAPDPRTLEPVVRTFEPNPATDPLAVAADQSADAGDKELWGFRRILARGMHRPGAFDSDITLVNWPLNDYWLKPLVGTEAAPAQEAIDGARRLSLSVLYWLQTEAPRPDGGTGFPGLRPRPDVTGTPDGLAKSAYVREARRIKAVTTVTEHDVAIDLVGPYGGTRYDDSVGVGGYRIDLHPSTAGDNYIDIGSVPFEIPLGALLPRRVRNLLPAGKNIGTTHITNGCYRLHPVEWNIGEVAGALAAHCLTEGVAPHEVREKDGRLTDFTRSLDRAGVQRHWPDVRGY is encoded by the coding sequence ATGTCCCCCACCACCGCCCCCACCGCACCCGCCCCGGGCGCGACAGGGTCCGAGAGCGCCACCGACGTCCTGATCGTCGGCGGCGGGCTCGGCGGAGTGGCCGCCGCCCTCGCCGTCTGCCGCGCCGGGCGCCGCGCCGTGCTGACCGAGGAGACCGACTGGATCGGCGGCCAGCTCACCGCCCAGGCGGTGCCGCCGGACGAGCACCCCTGGGTCGAACAGTTCGGCACCACGGCCTCCTACCGGGAGCTGCGCGAGAACATCCGCGCCTACTACCGCACGTGGTACCCGCTGCGTGCCGAGGCCCTCGGCCTCACGGACCTGAACCCGGGCGCCGGCCGGGTGAGCAAGCTGTGCCACGAGCCGCGCGTCGCGCTCGCCGTGCTGGAGGGCATGCTCGCCCCGCACCGCGCCGCGGGGCGGCTCACCGTGCTGACCGGGCACCGGCCGGTCGCGGCCGAGAGCGACGGCGACTCGGTGCGCGCGGTCACCCTCGCAGGCCCGGACGGACGGCCGCACACCGTCACGGCGCCCTACGTCCTGGACGCGACCGAGACCGGTGAGCTGCTCGCGCTCGCGGGCGTCGAACACGCGCTGGGCGCCGAGGCCCGCGCCGAGTTCGACGAGCCGCACGCCCCCGACACCGCGCAGCCCGACAACCAGCAGGGCATCACCGTCTGCTTCGCCCTCTCGCACCACGAGGGCGAGGACCACACGATCGACCGGCCGGCCGACTACGGCTTCTGGCGCTCGTACCGTCCGGACTTCTGGCCCGGCCCGCTCCTCGGCTTCAACGCCCCCGACCCGCGCACCCTGGAGCCCGTGGTCCGCACCTTCGAGCCGAACCCGGCCACCGACCCCCTGGCCGTCGCCGCCGACCAGAGCGCCGACGCGGGCGACAAGGAGCTGTGGGGCTTCCGCCGCATCCTGGCCCGCGGGATGCACCGGCCCGGCGCGTTCGACTCGGACATCACGCTGGTGAACTGGCCGCTGAACGACTACTGGCTGAAGCCCCTCGTCGGCACGGAGGCGGCGCCGGCGCAGGAGGCGATCGACGGGGCGCGCCGGCTCTCGCTGTCCGTCCTGTACTGGCTCCAGACCGAGGCGCCGCGGCCCGACGGCGGCACCGGCTTCCCGGGGCTGCGGCCCCGCCCCGACGTCACGGGCACGCCCGACGGGCTCGCCAAGTCCGCGTACGTGCGCGAGGCGCGCCGCATCAAGGCCGTCACCACCGTGACGGAGCACGACGTGGCCATCGACCTCGTCGGCCCCTACGGCGGCACGCGCTACGACGACTCCGTCGGCGTGGGCGGCTACCGCATCGACCTGCACCCGTCGACCGCCGGCGACAACTACATCGACATCGGTTCGGTGCCCTTCGAGATCCCCCTGGGCGCCCTGCTGCCGCGCCGCGTGCGCAACCTGCTGCCCGCGGGCAAGAACATCGGCACCACCCACATCACCAACGGCTGCTACCGCCTCCACCCCGTGGAGTGGAACATCGGCGAGGTCGCGGGCGCGCTCGCGGCGCACTGCCTCACCGAGGGCGTCGCCCCGCACGAGGTGCGCGAGAAGGACGGGCGGCTCACCGACTTCACCCGCTCGCTGGACCGCGCGGGCGTCCAGCGGCACTGGCCCGACGTCCGCGGCTACTGA
- a CDS encoding zinc-binding dehydrogenase: MNDGERYATVSGPRQLRWAEDAPVDLPAPDGVVVDITYTGICGTDVHGWTDGHMLPPAVFGHEWTGTIRAVGDGVTGLAVGQRVVGGVGPACGRCRQCVAGHARQCDTVFAEANGVDAAAPAHGAFATRVRVAARRVLPVPDGITDVEAALVEPATVTFHAVRRVGMELGSVAVVQGAGPIGLLTAQHARNAGAGRIIVSEPSEARRAAAQRLGFTDVVAPDGLAPLLQDVTGGLGADVLFECAGVASLLQPSAELVRRGGVLALLGFPLTPSTVSYGDWQSRELTVIGSLAYNHEDFVGTMRAIAQGRIDVAALHTGTIGLSDLDGMLAELDSGRSTHAKVLVDPRA, encoded by the coding sequence ATGAATGATGGAGAACGCTACGCGACGGTGAGCGGCCCCCGGCAGCTCCGGTGGGCCGAGGACGCCCCGGTGGACCTGCCGGCGCCCGACGGTGTCGTCGTGGACATCACGTACACCGGCATCTGCGGGACGGACGTCCACGGCTGGACGGACGGCCACATGCTGCCGCCCGCCGTCTTCGGCCACGAGTGGACCGGGACGATCCGCGCCGTCGGTGACGGGGTCACGGGGCTGGCGGTGGGCCAGCGGGTCGTCGGCGGGGTCGGCCCGGCGTGCGGACGGTGCCGTCAGTGCGTCGCCGGACACGCCCGCCAGTGCGACACCGTGTTCGCCGAGGCCAACGGCGTGGACGCGGCGGCGCCGGCGCACGGGGCGTTCGCCACGCGGGTGCGGGTGGCCGCGCGGCGGGTCCTGCCGGTGCCGGACGGGATCACCGACGTCGAGGCCGCGCTCGTGGAGCCGGCGACCGTCACCTTCCACGCCGTCCGCCGCGTCGGGATGGAGCTGGGCTCCGTCGCCGTCGTCCAGGGCGCGGGGCCGATCGGCCTGCTGACGGCCCAGCACGCGCGGAACGCCGGCGCCGGACGGATCATCGTCTCCGAGCCGTCGGAGGCGCGCAGGGCGGCGGCGCAGCGGCTCGGCTTCACCGACGTCGTGGCGCCGGACGGTCTGGCCCCGCTGCTCCAGGACGTCACCGGCGGGCTCGGCGCCGACGTGCTGTTCGAGTGCGCGGGCGTCGCGTCCCTGCTCCAGCCGTCCGCCGAACTCGTGCGGCGCGGCGGTGTCCTCGCGCTGCTCGGCTTCCCGCTCACCCCTTCCACCGTGAGCTACGGGGACTGGCAGAGCCGGGAGCTGACCGTCATCGGCTCGCTCGCCTACAACCACGAGGACTTCGTCGGGACGATGCGGGCCATCGCCCAGGGGCGCATCGACGTCGCCGCGCTGCACACCGGCACCATCGGCCTGTCGGACCTCGACGGCATGCTGGCGGAGCTGGACTCCGGCCGCAGCACGCACGCCAAGGTCCTGGTCGACCCGCGGGCCTGA